The genomic region AATTCGTGAGATTCTGCCAACCATTTCTTTATTTGATTTTTTTCAGGTTTGATTGGCTTACCAACCAAACTAGTCCTTATTACGATACCATCCTGACCGTCTTTATTGTTTCCACGATTAAATGATAACGTTAAAGCACCATTTGATGTTTCATAGGACAGGCCGACATTTAAATTTGTACTGTGCAAAACGTTCTTGTAAAAATCTTGCTGAATGGAAATGTTTAGATTATCTTTCAAGAATTGAAAAACTTCGTTTTTCTTAAAATCAAATTGCAAAAAATCAAAATATTGAAGAGTTAAAGTTACCGTCTGATCTAAATCCAATGGATGAACTTGCATGAATTTGCTAATAACATCCATAACCCTGCTTTCATATTCATCCCAATTATATTTCTCATCAATTGTATTAACGGTTATTACCCCGGGACCAACTTGAATTAACGGGTACGAATCCTTTTCAACCCTAAAACGATAAGCTGGATTATTTGCATAAACTTCAATTGGAACTTCGGCTGGAAACAATGCTTCACGATATTTATAATTTCCCTTTACAAGGGCAAACAAGTCCCCATGTAGATACTGATACCTTTCCAGATCTTTCTTATCTGATATTTTCCAACGAAGTTCAAATACAACCTCTATAAGAGGGGCATTAGGCAGTTTACTCATATGACAATTATAGATTTTTTTTTGCTTAAAGTCAAAGAATTACATTGGCACATATATTTCCGAACCCGCTTTCTTGAATTCCTCTGCCTTTTCTTTCATTCCAAGTTCAAGCGCCTTATCCTCGTCCACTTTAAGGGAATCAGCATAATCGCGGACGTCCTGCGTGATCTTCATGGAACAGAAATGCGGCCCGCACATGCTGCAGAAGTGAGCCACTTTGGCGCCTTCGGCCGGCAAAGTCTCGTCGTGAAATTCCCGCGCCGTATCGGGATCGAGCGAAAGATTGAATTGATCTTCCCAGCGGA from bacterium harbors:
- a CDS encoding TIGR04255 family protein, whose protein sequence is MSKLPNAPLIEVVFELRWKISDKKDLERYQYLHGDLFALVKGNYKYREALFPAEVPIEVYANNPAYRFRVEKDSYPLIQVGPGVITVNTIDEKYNWDEYESRVMDVISKFMQVHPLDLDQTVTLTLQYFDFLQFDFKKNEVFQFLKDNLNISIQQDFYKNVLHSTNLNVGLSYETSNGALTLSFNRGNNKDGQDGIVIRTSLVGKPIKPEKNQIKKWLAESHEFCSQLFKDMTKGGLYESFKLKKV